One region of Gemmatimonadaceae bacterium genomic DNA includes:
- a CDS encoding aminopeptidase P N-terminal domain-containing protein has protein sequence MTQAIGRLSRLAQCAMRGAAVAGVAVQAAATMAALAGAAVMAMPNAAAAQIPVAEYATRRAALAAKLDSGVVLAFGRREPVNHWPPFYQNPHFRYLTGFLESNAAFVMVKRGGAVTSTLFVEKPNPRTALYLGDRKTPQEAAKELGLAVRYTEDLQAVADSLARTRLPFYSIADAQSAEFEGRDTLSFGRNFVADFQLRNAGVKVADLTRAVEQLRARKSDAELAIITRAAEISAKAHEEVMRTIRPGMKESEIQAVMEATYRKLGADGPGYTSIVGAGGNSTILHWPASFREAKGGEVVLMDVAAYYDGYSADVTRTLPVDGTYTPEARTVYQIVLDAQKAAERQVRPGVARNVPTDSAYVVLKAGLTSLNLIESPTASFDAPPGLCPGAWANKDGTCPQWYLYIYHGFIHGIGLDVHDPGQFSNVPPHQFQDGDAFTIEPGLYVRENVFKDLPDTPRNRAMIAHAKAAAVKYRNTGVRIEDDYILQKGKLTRISLAPREISEIEALRKKAVVQ, from the coding sequence ATGACTCAGGCTATCGGACGTTTGTCTCGCCTTGCCCAATGCGCGATGCGTGGCGCGGCGGTTGCCGGCGTTGCCGTGCAGGCGGCGGCGACGATGGCAGCGCTGGCCGGCGCGGCGGTGATGGCGATGCCTAACGCCGCGGCGGCGCAGATCCCGGTCGCCGAGTACGCGACGCGGCGCGCCGCGCTCGCCGCGAAGCTCGATAGCGGCGTCGTCCTCGCCTTCGGTCGGCGCGAGCCGGTGAACCACTGGCCGCCCTTCTACCAGAACCCGCACTTCCGCTACCTCACCGGCTTCCTCGAGTCCAACGCGGCCTTCGTGATGGTGAAGCGTGGCGGCGCCGTCACGTCGACACTGTTCGTCGAGAAGCCCAACCCGCGTACCGCGCTCTATCTCGGCGATCGCAAGACGCCGCAGGAAGCGGCGAAGGAGTTGGGGCTGGCGGTGCGCTACACCGAGGACCTGCAGGCGGTCGCCGATTCACTCGCCCGGACGAGGCTCCCGTTCTATTCCATCGCCGACGCGCAGTCGGCGGAGTTCGAGGGGCGCGATACGCTCTCGTTCGGGCGCAACTTCGTCGCCGACTTCCAACTGCGGAATGCCGGCGTCAAGGTCGCCGACCTCACGCGCGCGGTGGAGCAATTGCGCGCCAGGAAGAGCGATGCCGAGCTGGCGATCATCACGCGAGCCGCCGAGATCTCGGCGAAGGCGCACGAGGAAGTGATGCGCACCATCCGCCCCGGGATGAAGGAGAGCGAGATCCAGGCGGTGATGGAGGCGACGTATCGCAAGCTGGGGGCCGATGGCCCGGGCTATACCTCGATTGTCGGCGCGGGTGGCAACTCGACCATCCTGCACTGGCCGGCGTCGTTCCGCGAGGCCAAGGGGGGCGAAGTCGTCCTGATGGACGTGGCGGCCTACTATGACGGCTACTCGGCCGACGTGACCCGCACGCTCCCCGTGGACGGGACCTACACGCCCGAAGCACGCACCGTGTACCAGATCGTCCTCGACGCGCAGAAGGCGGCGGAACGACAGGTCAGGCCCGGCGTGGCGCGGAATGTCCCGACGGATTCGGCGTACGTGGTGCTCAAGGCGGGGCTCACCTCGCTCAACCTCATCGAGTCGCCCACCGCCTCGTTTGATGCACCGCCCGGTTTGTGCCCGGGCGCGTGGGCCAACAAGGACGGGACGTGCCCGCAGTGGTACCTGTATATCTACCACGGCTTCATCCACGGGATTGGGCTGGACGTGCACGACCCGGGACAGTTCAGCAATGTGCCGCCGCACCAGTTCCAGGATGGCGACGCCTTCACCATCGAGCCCGGGCTCTACGTGCGGGAGAACGTCTTCAAGGATCTCCCCGACACGCCCCGCAACCGGGCGATGATCGCGCATGCCAAGGCCGCGGCCGTGAAGTACCGCAACACCGGCGTGCGCATCGAGGACGACTACATCCTGCAGAAGGGGAAACTGACGCGCATCTCGCTCGCGCCGCGCGAGATCAGCGAGATCGAGGCGTTGCGGAAGAAGGCCGTCGTGCAGTAG
- a CDS encoding ABC transporter permease — protein sequence MGTLLTDLRYALRQVARAPGFTLVAVFTLALGIGANSALFTVADSILRRPRPGVGESSMLLWVASTSRERSRPVGLSLQVAERLRQEVPLFERVVTVRDLPLSLVGSGGEPRRVKGQAVNGGYFTQLRAGFAMGRGFTSAEETSPAPQPVAVLNHATWSTAFGGDPAIVGKAITVNGHMLTVVGVTAPGFNGAEHDEEARALWMPSSMIGTLLPDWQSMVDDPASSNFRVLARLRGPGDRAQAAAAVGRIGAALAVADTARPAGFALQLYDASAGIPAGGETQLLPLAVLATAVTGLILLICCANVSNLMLARALGRRREIATRLSIGASRARVVRQLLAESLLLAVIAGAAGLLLAAWGGDLVIASVLPIPLDLSLDGSVVATSAALALGTTVLVGLAPALHATRDGVATALRAAGGGASRRSRLQGMLVAAQIALSLLLLTTSGLFLRSLDTAQRVDVGFDASDRILAVSVDARLLQYDSARTRRLADQVIERASALPGVERATLTTLLPLTEWTGGGIRSQRAEGAPLTAPLVASISSVRPGYFSTLGIALVTGRDFGADDAPGAPRVAIVSESFATRAFGTTDVLGARVGASDDRATWATIIGVSRDAVVQSLQAPSVPAVYFAHLQGGSATMTFLLRRRDASAEPLAPAMRDVLHDLDPALPIYRVVTMARVRQDATAEQRAGAALLAAFGGLALLLAALGVHAVMTFSVRQRWRELGIRVALGASRRAVTALVLRRGMQLAAIGVVAGLALSLGAAQLLRSMLFGIAPTDAVTFVLVTLLLLGVAVLSSWWPARRAARVDPVSAMRSE from the coding sequence ATGGGTACGCTCCTCACTGACCTTCGTTATGCGCTCCGTCAGGTGGCGCGCGCGCCGGGCTTCACGCTGGTGGCGGTCTTTACGCTCGCCTTGGGGATTGGCGCCAACTCGGCGCTCTTCACCGTCGCCGATTCGATCCTCCGGCGCCCGCGACCGGGAGTTGGGGAGTCGTCGATGCTCCTGTGGGTGGCGTCGACGTCGCGCGAGCGCTCGCGCCCGGTCGGTCTCTCGTTGCAGGTGGCGGAGCGGTTACGGCAGGAGGTGCCCCTCTTCGAGCGCGTGGTGACGGTGCGCGACCTCCCACTCTCGCTCGTGGGGAGCGGCGGCGAGCCGCGACGGGTAAAGGGGCAGGCGGTGAACGGGGGATACTTCACGCAGCTCCGGGCGGGGTTCGCGATGGGGCGCGGCTTCACGTCGGCGGAGGAGACGTCGCCGGCGCCGCAGCCGGTGGCGGTGCTCAACCACGCCACGTGGTCCACCGCCTTCGGGGGCGACCCGGCGATCGTGGGGAAGGCGATCACCGTGAATGGCCACATGCTCACGGTCGTTGGGGTAACGGCGCCCGGTTTCAATGGCGCCGAGCACGATGAAGAGGCGCGCGCGCTGTGGATGCCGAGCTCGATGATCGGGACGCTCCTCCCCGACTGGCAGTCGATGGTCGACGATCCCGCCAGCAGCAACTTCCGCGTCCTCGCACGGCTGCGCGGTCCCGGCGATCGCGCGCAGGCGGCGGCGGCCGTTGGGCGCATCGGCGCCGCGCTCGCCGTCGCCGATACGGCGCGCCCCGCGGGGTTCGCCTTGCAGCTGTACGACGCGTCGGCGGGGATCCCGGCCGGCGGGGAGACGCAGCTCCTGCCGCTCGCCGTCCTCGCGACCGCGGTGACGGGGCTCATCCTCCTCATCTGCTGCGCCAACGTCAGCAACCTGATGCTGGCCCGCGCGCTGGGACGCCGGCGCGAGATCGCCACGCGCCTGTCGATCGGGGCATCGCGCGCACGCGTGGTCCGGCAGCTGCTTGCCGAGTCGTTGCTCCTGGCGGTCATCGCGGGCGCGGCGGGGCTGCTCCTCGCCGCGTGGGGGGGCGACCTGGTGATCGCCAGCGTACTCCCGATCCCGCTCGACCTCTCGCTCGACGGGAGCGTGGTGGCGACGAGTGCCGCCCTCGCCCTGGGGACGACCGTGCTCGTCGGCCTCGCCCCGGCGCTGCACGCCACGCGCGATGGCGTGGCCACCGCATTGCGTGCAGCTGGCGGTGGCGCCTCGCGGCGCTCCCGGCTGCAAGGGATGCTCGTGGCGGCTCAGATCGCGCTCTCGCTCCTCCTCCTCACGACGTCGGGACTCTTCCTGCGCTCGCTCGACACGGCACAGCGTGTGGACGTGGGCTTCGATGCCAGCGATCGCATCCTCGCCGTCTCCGTCGATGCGAGGTTGCTGCAGTACGACAGCGCGCGCACCCGGCGTCTCGCCGACCAGGTGATCGAACGCGCCAGCGCGCTTCCCGGCGTGGAACGCGCGACGCTCACCACGCTCCTTCCTCTCACCGAATGGACGGGCGGGGGGATTCGCTCGCAGCGCGCGGAGGGGGCGCCGCTCACGGCGCCGCTGGTGGCCTCGATCTCGTCGGTACGCCCCGGATACTTCAGCACGCTCGGGATCGCGCTGGTGACCGGGCGCGACTTCGGTGCGGACGATGCGCCCGGCGCACCGCGTGTCGCCATCGTGAGCGAGTCGTTTGCCACGCGTGCCTTCGGCACCACCGACGTCCTCGGCGCGCGTGTGGGAGCGAGCGACGATCGCGCGACGTGGGCAACGATCATCGGGGTGTCGCGCGATGCCGTCGTACAGTCGTTGCAGGCGCCAAGTGTCCCCGCCGTGTACTTCGCACACCTGCAAGGGGGGAGCGCGACGATGACATTCCTGCTGCGGCGTCGCGATGCGAGCGCCGAGCCGCTGGCGCCGGCCATGCGCGACGTGTTGCACGACCTCGACCCCGCCCTCCCGATCTATCGCGTCGTGACCATGGCGCGCGTGCGCCAGGACGCCACGGCCGAGCAGCGCGCCGGTGCGGCCCTGCTGGCCGCCTTTGGGGGGTTGGCGCTGCTGCTGGCCGCGCTCGGCGTGCACGCCGTGATGACGTTCTCCGTTCGGCAGCGCTGGCGCGAGTTGGGCATTCGCGTCGCACTCGGCGCGTCGCGGCGTGCGGTTACCGCGCTGGTTCTGCGGCGCGGCATGCAGCTGGCGGCGATCGGCGTGGTGGCGGGCCTCGCACTGTCGCTCGGGGCGGCGCAGCTGCTGCGTTCGATGCTGTTCGGCATCGCGCCGACCGATGCCGTGACGTTCGTGCTGGTCACGCTGCTGCTCCTCGGCGTGGCCGTGCTCTCGAGTTGGTGGCCCGCGCGGCGGGCGGCGCGCGTGGACCCCGTCTCGGCGATGCGGAGCGAGTAG
- a CDS encoding gluconate 2-dehydrogenase subunit 3 family protein, which yields MSERMPGEDSPEPQGILTAGDAARTEGSGRAPGGEGKGMGRRAALKVLASTAAALPVVGAVAACAPGEKGGEGGAAATPGAAGGVPTSTGRPTVGPRGTPSDPDLLNPKITWEMQLTAAEMATLTALCDMIIPADEKSPSASQVGVPAYINEYVSAPADWYKRALVQVRGGLAWINVESTKRFGKAFHEITDVERTAICDDICYAAKAKPAFKQAAKFFDRVRDLTAEGFYTTDAGMKDIGYVGNVALATFDGPPPEVMRHLGLA from the coding sequence ATGAGCGAGCGCATGCCTGGCGAGGATTCGCCGGAACCGCAGGGAATTCTCACCGCGGGGGACGCCGCGCGCACCGAGGGGAGCGGCCGCGCGCCAGGGGGAGAGGGGAAGGGGATGGGGCGTCGGGCGGCGCTCAAGGTCCTGGCCTCGACGGCGGCGGCGCTGCCGGTGGTTGGGGCGGTGGCGGCGTGCGCCCCAGGGGAGAAGGGGGGCGAGGGCGGGGCGGCGGCCACGCCTGGTGCAGCTGGCGGTGTGCCCACGTCGACCGGGCGGCCGACTGTCGGGCCGCGCGGCACGCCGAGCGATCCCGACTTGCTCAACCCGAAGATCACGTGGGAGATGCAGCTGACGGCAGCGGAAATGGCGACGCTGACGGCACTGTGCGACATGATCATTCCCGCAGACGAGAAGTCCCCCTCGGCCTCGCAGGTCGGCGTCCCGGCGTACATCAACGAATACGTGAGCGCGCCGGCAGACTGGTACAAGAGAGCGCTGGTACAGGTACGCGGCGGGCTGGCGTGGATCAACGTCGAGAGCACGAAGCGCTTCGGCAAGGCGTTTCATGAAATCACCGATGTGGAACGCACCGCCATCTGCGACGACATCTGCTACGCCGCCAAGGCGAAGCCGGCCTTCAAGCAGGCGGCGAAGTTCTTCGACCGCGTGCGCGACCTCACGGCGGAAGGGTTCTACACGACCGACGCCGGGATGAAGGACATTGGCTACGTGGGCAATGTGGCGCTCGCGACGTTCGACGGTCCGCCGCCTGAGGTGATGAGGCACCTCGGGCTGGCCTGA
- a CDS encoding GMC family oxidoreductase, producing the protein MAAYQLGIAGLKVLVLEAGRRYDPQVETPMFNLPRQAPLRGAGSKEKPFGFYDATVDGGWEVPGEPYTTAPGSDFMWWRARMLGGRTNHWGRISLRMGEYDFKPKSRDGLGADWPISYADLAPYYDKTEMLVGVYGGDDDLENTPRSSPGVLMPPPRPRATELLARKACDPMGIPVIPAHLAIMTQRQDADTLPRKIHPDNPLAQKVLAESMRQRQACFWATPCGNGCSIRANFQSTTVLIPPALATGNVDIIPDAMVREVTVDNTGKATGVSYVDKRTRTDHHVQARVVVLAASAAETARILLNSRSNQFPNGLSNSSGLVGKYLMDTVGAGIGGQIPALENTPPHNQDGASGMHMYMPWWLYKEQKRGKLGFARGYHIEFGGGRSMPGSGAFGGLGNLTEGAYGKKYKEAARRYYGSWMWFDGRGEMIPNEDCYCELDPDVVDQWGIPVLRFHWKFSDHETRQAAHMVKTFAQIIEQMGGKVNGKVETDGAKVIAKGGQIIHEVGTCRMGTSPRDSVLNEWCQSWDVKNLFVTDGAPFVSNADKNPTLSILALAWRTCDHIVGQLKTRSIG; encoded by the coding sequence ATGGCCGCCTACCAGCTCGGCATTGCCGGGCTCAAGGTCCTCGTACTCGAGGCGGGACGCCGCTACGACCCGCAGGTCGAGACGCCGATGTTCAACCTCCCGCGCCAGGCGCCGTTGCGCGGTGCAGGGTCGAAGGAAAAGCCGTTCGGCTTCTACGACGCCACGGTCGACGGCGGGTGGGAGGTGCCGGGCGAGCCGTACACGACGGCGCCGGGCTCCGACTTCATGTGGTGGCGCGCCCGCATGCTCGGCGGGCGCACGAACCACTGGGGGCGCATCTCGCTTCGCATGGGCGAGTACGACTTCAAGCCGAAGTCGCGCGATGGGCTCGGCGCCGACTGGCCCATCTCCTATGCCGACCTCGCACCGTACTACGACAAGACGGAGATGCTGGTGGGGGTGTATGGCGGCGATGACGACCTGGAGAACACGCCGCGCTCGTCACCTGGCGTGCTGATGCCGCCGCCCAGGCCGCGCGCCACGGAGCTGCTCGCCAGGAAGGCGTGCGATCCGATGGGGATCCCGGTGATTCCGGCGCACCTGGCGATCATGACGCAGCGGCAGGACGCCGACACGCTGCCCAGGAAGATCCATCCCGACAACCCGCTGGCGCAGAAGGTCCTGGCCGAGTCGATGCGGCAGCGGCAGGCGTGCTTCTGGGCGACGCCGTGCGGCAATGGCTGCTCGATCCGCGCCAACTTCCAGTCGACGACGGTGCTCATTCCGCCGGCGCTGGCCACGGGGAACGTGGACATCATCCCCGACGCGATGGTGCGCGAGGTGACGGTGGACAACACGGGGAAAGCGACCGGCGTTTCCTACGTCGACAAGCGCACGCGCACCGACCATCACGTCCAGGCGCGCGTGGTGGTGCTGGCGGCGAGCGCCGCCGAGACGGCGCGCATCCTCCTCAACTCGCGCTCGAACCAGTTTCCCAACGGGCTCTCGAACTCGAGCGGGTTGGTGGGGAAGTACCTGATGGACACGGTGGGGGCGGGGATCGGCGGGCAGATCCCGGCGCTGGAGAACACGCCGCCGCACAACCAGGACGGCGCCAGCGGGATGCACATGTACATGCCGTGGTGGCTGTACAAGGAGCAGAAGCGCGGCAAGCTCGGCTTCGCGCGCGGCTACCACATCGAGTTCGGCGGTGGGCGGTCGATGCCCGGGTCGGGCGCTTTTGGTGGTTTGGGGAACCTCACCGAGGGGGCGTACGGGAAGAAGTACAAGGAGGCAGCACGTCGCTACTACGGCTCGTGGATGTGGTTCGACGGGCGCGGCGAGATGATTCCCAACGAGGATTGCTACTGCGAGCTGGATCCGGACGTGGTGGACCAGTGGGGGATCCCGGTGTTGCGCTTCCACTGGAAGTTCAGCGACCACGAGACGCGCCAGGCGGCGCACATGGTGAAGACCTTCGCCCAGATCATCGAGCAGATGGGGGGGAAGGTGAACGGGAAGGTGGAGACCGATGGGGCGAAGGTGATTGCCAAGGGTGGGCAGATCATCCATGAAGTGGGGACGTGCCGGATGGGGACATCGCCGCGCGACTCGGTCCTCAACGAGTGGTGCCAGTCGTGGGACGTGAAGAACCTGTTTGTCACCGACGGGGCGCCGTTCGTGTCGAACGCGGACAAGAACCCGACGTTGTCGATCCTCGCGCTGGCGTGGCGCACGTGCGATCACATTGTCGGCCAACTGAAGACGCGGAGCATCGGATGA
- a CDS encoding TonB-dependent receptor: MRTHLSSAASLPGRARAATARLPLVALAALAWAHPVQLPAQALSTLEGRVTSNTGSPLAGVALYLTSAVHATRGTTSDADGRFRFDSLAVGRYSLRARRVGYEAWNGDVDVKPSGTAAMEISLVIAPMNIEHVSIGPAWQALPRHHTVAQQPQGVTHAPDVAGGIVYAGTKNEVVQVAGMAANLAEKSARQIFARVPGVFVYDMDGTGNQVNISTRGLDAHRSWELNVRQDGVLLNSDLYGYPASHYSPPMEAIERLELTRGTAALQYGAQFGGLLNYVTKAPPPDRRAAFESINSAGSYGLRSTYNSLAGTVGDWSYTAYASGRWSDGYRTNGTSNADAEYLAVHYAPLGKYFSVKGRVGHSRYLYRIPGPLTDAQFAADPRQATRSRNYYSPNITVPSLVVAWGDSDWTRVTTTVSGVFGPRNSVQYLGFANQPDAPDASGAFAPRQVDIDNFQSVTTETRVTHTWWWHGRTQVLAAGIALSSNRMRRQQQGTGTRGDDYDLTITAAGFQRDVTYRTENGAVYVENLFRLNSRWDVIPGLRTEVGRTRLMGRLAYHDPADTPRQIDHQYPLLGLRTTYRGKAGIEWYGGWSQSYRPQILKDVLPNSALEYTDPALKDSRGWTAEAGGRGRWGSRLRYDVSAFEMRIGERFGTVRRTQGSANVLVRTNVGDSRTRGIELAGELVLWEGTGVALRVHTASSFYQARYTSGTVVASGTNRSIVGNRVESVPTVMSRSGIAFEQGRRSLQLLVSYVGESFADALNTRTPTADGAVGLVPAYTLTDVNAAFGVTRHARVRVGINNLLDRAYFTKRPQFYPGPGVWPSDGRGVQASLELFY, translated from the coding sequence ATGAGAACGCATCTCTCGTCAGCTGCATCGTTGCCCGGTCGCGCGCGCGCCGCAACGGCGCGCCTTCCACTGGTGGCATTGGCGGCCCTCGCGTGGGCGCACCCTGTGCAGCTGCCGGCCCAGGCGCTCTCGACGCTCGAGGGACGGGTGACGTCGAACACGGGCTCGCCGCTCGCGGGTGTCGCGCTCTATCTGACCTCGGCGGTGCATGCGACGCGGGGGACAACGAGCGACGCAGACGGACGATTCCGGTTCGATTCGCTCGCGGTGGGACGCTACTCGCTCCGCGCCCGTCGCGTCGGCTACGAGGCGTGGAACGGCGACGTCGACGTGAAGCCGTCGGGAACAGCCGCGATGGAGATCTCGCTCGTTATTGCCCCGATGAACATCGAGCATGTCTCGATCGGTCCTGCGTGGCAGGCACTTCCGAGGCACCACACCGTCGCGCAACAGCCGCAGGGTGTCACGCACGCACCCGACGTGGCCGGCGGTATCGTCTACGCCGGCACCAAGAACGAAGTCGTGCAGGTGGCGGGGATGGCGGCCAACCTCGCGGAGAAGTCGGCTCGGCAGATCTTCGCTCGCGTCCCCGGCGTCTTCGTGTATGACATGGACGGCACGGGGAACCAGGTGAACATCTCCACGCGAGGGCTCGATGCGCACCGCTCATGGGAGCTCAACGTGCGCCAGGACGGTGTGCTCCTCAACTCCGACCTCTACGGTTATCCGGCCAGTCACTACTCGCCGCCGATGGAGGCCATCGAGCGGCTCGAGCTCACGCGCGGGACGGCGGCGCTGCAGTACGGAGCGCAGTTCGGCGGGTTGCTCAACTACGTCACCAAGGCGCCCCCGCCCGACCGACGCGCCGCCTTCGAGTCGATCAACAGCGCCGGCTCCTACGGGCTGCGCAGCACCTACAACAGCCTTGCCGGCACCGTGGGCGACTGGTCTTACACGGCCTACGCTAGCGGGCGATGGTCGGATGGCTATCGCACCAACGGGACGTCGAACGCCGACGCCGAGTACCTGGCGGTGCACTACGCCCCGCTGGGGAAGTACTTCTCGGTGAAGGGGCGGGTGGGGCACTCGCGCTACCTGTATCGCATCCCCGGGCCGCTCACCGACGCGCAGTTCGCCGCCGACCCGCGCCAGGCAACGCGGAGCCGCAACTATTACAGCCCCAACATCACCGTCCCCTCACTGGTGGTCGCGTGGGGCGACAGCGACTGGACGCGCGTGACGACCACTGTCTCGGGCGTCTTTGGCCCGCGCAACAGCGTGCAGTACTTGGGCTTTGCCAACCAGCCGGATGCGCCCGACGCCTCGGGTGCCTTCGCGCCGCGCCAGGTGGACATCGACAACTTCCAGTCGGTGACGACCGAGACGCGGGTGACGCATACGTGGTGGTGGCACGGGCGCACGCAGGTGCTGGCGGCGGGAATCGCCCTCTCCAGCAACCGGATGCGCCGTCAGCAGCAAGGAACCGGAACGCGCGGCGACGACTACGACCTCACCATCACGGCGGCCGGCTTCCAGCGCGATGTCACATATCGCACGGAGAACGGGGCCGTGTACGTGGAGAACCTCTTCCGCCTCAACAGCCGGTGGGACGTGATTCCCGGCCTCCGCACCGAAGTGGGACGCACGCGGCTGATGGGGCGCCTCGCCTACCATGACCCGGCGGATACCCCGCGGCAGATCGATCATCAGTACCCGCTCCTTGGGCTGCGCACGACCTACCGTGGGAAAGCAGGGATCGAGTGGTACGGCGGGTGGAGCCAGTCGTATCGCCCGCAGATCCTCAAGGACGTCCTCCCCAACTCGGCGCTGGAATACACCGACCCCGCGCTCAAGGACTCGCGCGGCTGGACCGCCGAGGCGGGGGGACGCGGGCGCTGGGGATCGCGGCTGCGCTACGACGTCTCGGCGTTCGAGATGCGCATCGGTGAGCGCTTCGGGACGGTGCGCCGAACGCAGGGGAGCGCGAACGTCCTGGTGCGCACCAACGTGGGCGATTCGCGCACGCGCGGGATCGAACTGGCCGGGGAGCTTGTCCTCTGGGAGGGAACGGGGGTGGCGCTGCGCGTGCATACGGCGTCGTCGTTCTACCAGGCGCGCTACACGTCGGGAACGGTCGTCGCGAGCGGCACGAACCGGAGCATCGTGGGGAACCGCGTGGAGAGCGTCCCCACGGTGATGAGCCGGAGCGGAATAGCGTTCGAGCAGGGGCGGCGCTCGCTGCAGCTCCTGGTGAGCTACGTGGGGGAGAGCTTTGCCGATGCGCTCAACACGCGCACTCCCACGGCGGATGGGGCGGTGGGGCTGGTCCCCGCCTATACGCTCACCGATGTCAACGCCGCCTTCGGCGTGACGCGCCACGCGCGCGTGCGCGTGGGGATCAACAACCTCCTCGACCGCGCGTACTTTACCAAGCGCCCGCAGTTCTACCCCGGCCCCGGCGTCTGGCCCAGCGATGGGCGCGGCGTGCAGGCGTCGCTCGAACTCTTCTACTGA
- a CDS encoding DUF4198 domain-containing protein: protein MRTLARATALAAAAAAAALVASAGLLAAHDMFLRPASHFARPNSRVLVRLLNGTFSKSENSIDRDRLVDVAVASPAGRAKLDTAQWSVQGDTSTFTLATGAAGTYVLGTSTRPRVLALPPKDFNQYLADDGMPDELAARKKDGTINQPSKERYHKHVKALVQVGDTPDTGFSTILGYPAEIVPLENPYALTIGSTLGVKILVDGKPVARQFVQYGGRTPDEQRVKQRDVRSDAQGIARIPLDRAGTYYVKFIDMRRLTGDAEANYESKWATLTFAMKK from the coding sequence ATGCGCACCCTCGCCCGCGCCACCGCGCTCGCCGCCGCCGCCGCCGCCGCCGCGCTCGTTGCATCTGCCGGCCTCCTCGCGGCGCACGACATGTTCCTGCGCCCGGCGTCGCACTTCGCGCGCCCCAATAGCCGGGTCCTCGTCCGCCTCCTCAACGGGACCTTCAGCAAGAGCGAGAACTCGATCGATCGCGACCGGCTCGTCGACGTCGCGGTCGCCTCTCCCGCGGGTCGCGCCAAGCTCGACACGGCGCAGTGGAGCGTGCAGGGCGACACGAGCACGTTCACCCTCGCCACCGGCGCCGCCGGCACCTACGTCCTCGGCACCTCCACCCGCCCACGCGTCCTCGCCCTCCCACCCAAGGACTTCAACCAGTACCTGGCCGACGACGGGATGCCTGACGAGTTGGCGGCGCGAAAGAAGGACGGGACGATCAACCAGCCGTCGAAGGAGCGCTATCACAAGCACGTGAAAGCGCTCGTGCAGGTGGGCGACACGCCAGACACGGGCTTTTCCACGATCCTCGGCTACCCGGCCGAGATCGTCCCGCTCGAGAATCCCTACGCCCTCACGATCGGTTCGACGCTCGGCGTGAAGATCCTCGTCGACGGCAAGCCGGTCGCACGCCAGTTCGTCCAGTACGGCGGACGCACCCCGGACGAGCAGCGCGTGAAGCAGCGCGACGTGCGCTCCGACGCCCAGGGCATCGCCCGCATCCCGCTCGATCGCGCGGGGACGTACTACGTCAAGTTCATCGATATGCGCCGCCTCACCGGCGACGCCGAGGCGAACTACGAGTCGAAGTGGGCGACGCTCACCTTCGCGATGAAGAAGTGA
- a CDS encoding 1-acyl-sn-glycerol-3-phosphate acyltransferase translates to MAQLLNAWAWFETVALVIIATPFAAILFALTAPFDKGRYAAGRFLRVLAVLSVKLNPLWKFSVSGVRIRDPRRPYVAVSNHESYADIFLISHLPWEMKWMSKETMFRIPCFGWMMRMAGDIEVVRGDRKSVVLAMRAARDRLGKRVSVMMFPEGTRSRDGELLPFKDGAFRLAIETQSPILPLVVAGTRGCMAKGTFRFQSARARVKVLAPIDVAGLTLADVGALRDRTRALIAAARVELVAELEG, encoded by the coding sequence ATGGCTCAGCTCCTCAACGCGTGGGCGTGGTTCGAAACGGTGGCACTCGTCATCATCGCGACGCCCTTCGCCGCCATCCTCTTTGCGCTCACCGCCCCGTTCGACAAGGGACGCTATGCCGCCGGGCGGTTCCTCCGGGTGCTGGCCGTCCTGTCGGTCAAGCTCAACCCGTTGTGGAAGTTCTCCGTGTCGGGGGTGAGGATCCGCGATCCGCGCCGCCCGTATGTCGCCGTCTCCAACCATGAGTCATACGCCGACATCTTCCTCATCTCGCACTTGCCGTGGGAGATGAAGTGGATGTCGAAGGAGACGATGTTCAGGATCCCCTGCTTCGGCTGGATGATGCGCATGGCGGGGGATATCGAAGTGGTGCGCGGCGACCGGAAGAGCGTGGTGCTGGCGATGCGCGCGGCGCGCGACCGACTGGGGAAGCGGGTAAGCGTGATGATGTTCCCGGAGGGGACTCGTTCGCGAGACGGGGAGCTCCTCCCGTTCAAGGACGGCGCCTTCCGCCTGGCGATCGAGACGCAGTCGCCGATCCTGCCGCTGGTCGTGGCCGGGACGCGGGGCTGCATGGCCAAGGGGACCTTCCGCTTTCAGTCGGCGCGGGCGCGGGTAAAGGTCCTCGCCCCGATCGACGTCGCGGGGCTCACGTTGGCCGACGTCGGCGCACTGCGCGATCGCACGCGCGCCCTGATCGCCGCCGCGCGCGTGGAGCTGGTGGCAGAGCTGGAGGGGTGA